From Deltaproteobacteria bacterium:
AGGAAAGACGCTCCCGCGGAAAAACTCCCTCCGCCGAGAACCCCGTGAAGAAATCCCGGCTCGACCAGATCCTGCTCCGGATGGGGGCGGTTTCCGAGGAGCAGATCGGGAAGGCCCTGCTTCGCCAGAAGTCGCGCGGCGGGAAACTCGGGTCGCATCTGCTCTATTACCGCTTCGTCACCGAAGAACAGATGGTGCAGGCGCTCGCGGAGCAGTTCGCCGTCAGCGGGGTCCGGCTGAGCGGTTGCGAGATCCCCGAGGACGTCGTCAAAAGGATCCCCGTGAAGATCGCGGAAGAGCACGTCGCCGTTCCTTTCCGCTTTGACCGCGAAAAGGGGGAACTGCACGTCGCCATCGCCGACCCGGAGGACGCGGAAGCCCTCTCCCTGCTGCGTCGCACGAGCGGGGCTCCGAGGATCGTCCTGCACATCGCGCCGGAAAGCTGGATCCTGAGCAAGATCGCGTCCCTCTACCATGGGCGCTCTGACGCCTCGTCACGGGATCACGTCATCGATCTTCCGGACCTGTTCGAGGATGAAAAAGAGAAGCGGTCCGCCCGGTCGGCCGAACCGAAAGAGACCGGCGAAAAGGCGCCGCCGCGGACCGGGATCCTGCTGTTCACCGGGCAGGTGTTTCTCAAGAACGTGCTCCCTTCGGTCTTCGAGCGGGAGGGAGTGCGTCTGTCGGTGGCGACCTCGGCCGATCAGATCGTCGAGGCGCTCAAGGCCGCCGAATGCGACCGGGTCCTCGTGACGGAAGATGTCCGCGAGGAGTTCGAACGATTCCTTTCGGGGCCCGGAAGCCGTGTCGCCGTTCCGGAAGCGACGTATTTCCGGACCGTGGGAAACGCCCTCCTCGAGAACCCGGTCCCTTACGAAAAGATGTTCGAATCCCTGCTGGCGGCGGTCCGCCGCATCGCCGCGCCGCGCTCGGCCGGTTTCATCGGGTCGCCGCCGTACGCGCTGATCTCGAAGGAGATCGTGGAGGTCGGCCGGGGCCTGGGTCTGGGCCGCCTCGTCGTCGACGGCCTTCGGATCGCGGCGCACCTGCTGACTCCGCCGATGCAGAGGGAAAGCGGGGCGACGGCCCCCGTCCCCCGGCCGGGCGCGAATCTGTTCGGGGATCTCGACGCGTCGATCCAGATCGCCCGGTCTCTCGAATTTCCCTGGGACATCGCGGCCTGCATGCAACTCCTCGGAACGGCGACCCCGGCCGGCGGCGGCCCCTCCCCGCCGGAGGAAGAGAGAAGGGCGTTGTCCACCGCGGCCGGCCTCCTTGCGCTCGTCTGGTACCGGCATCAGGTGTTGCCGTCCCTTCGCGGCGGATCCGGGGGGGATCCCGATCCCCTCAAGTCCGGGCTCCGCGCCCAGGCGGGACGCCTGGCGCCGTCGTCCGTGGTCGAGGCGTACGTCAGGGTGCTCGAACAGTCCGATGTCTTCTCCGGCGCCGGCAAGGATATCGTCGTCGTCGGCGAAGTCGATCCCCGGTCGTCGAACCTCGTCCTCGAGCTCAAGCAGCACGGGTTCCGGGTCGCGCAGGCCGACGACCTTGCGGAGGCGCGAAAGATCTTCCTACGTCGCAGGCCGGCGGCGATCGTCCTTCGCGTCGACGAGTCGCTGTCCGCTGCCGACGCGTTTTGCCGTTTCCTCCGCGAAGAGGAAGGAGATGCCGACACGGCGCTGTTCGCCGTGACGCAACGGAGCGAGCCGTCGTTCCTCCTGAACCTCATGGACACCTGGTTCAGCGACGTGTTCACCCTGCCCATGAACGGCCAAGTCGTCGTCGCCCGGATCTCCAGGGTGCTCTCCGGCCGGGAGAAGGGAGCCGGCGGCCCGGTCGGGCACGGATTCAGCGCCACCTTCAAGGATCTGTCGTTCGTGGATCTCGTCCAGGCGCTGGGGACCGGCGGAAAGAGCGTCCGCATGCGGATCGAGCACGGAAGCGGGATGCAGGCCGACATCTGTTTCCGGCAGGGACGGATCGTTTTCGCGGAGTGCGGGGAGGAGAAGGGCGTCGACGTCGTTTACCGGGTCATCTGCTGGCAAGACGAGGGAAACTTCCGGATCGAGCCGATCCGATCGTTTCCCCCGGAGAACGTGTCGGTCCCGACCGACTACATCCTTCTCGAAGGATCCCGCCGTCTCGACGAGCACCAAGCCGGGCGTTGACCCCCGTCTTCCTTCCTCGGCCAGTGGATGTCGGGCTCCCCCTCGAGGAAGAGCCATTTCCGGTGGAGACGGTGGTCGTTACTGCTTTACGGTCGCCTCCTCGACGATCACCTTGTACAGGTACCCCGCCCCGAAATCCTTGTCCTTGGAAAGGGTTCCCTTCGCCGTCACCACGTCCCCGACCTTCGGAACGTCCTGCGACGTGACCACCAGGTTGTTCGTCCCCTTTCCCGCGTCCCCGCTGCCGTCCTGCAGGTGGACCCAGTTCCTCCCCATGATCCCCTTCGATACCTTGACGACCTTGCCGCGCACGGAGACGGTTTTCTTGTCCAGTTTCCCGGCTTTCTCGTAGGTTTCAGACACGGTATAGGCGTCCGCTCCCTTCGCCTTTTCCACCTTGATCGGTCCGGAGGTGGCCGGTGCCTTCGCGCCTTCGCTCCCTCCGCTCGCCGCATCCCCGAACGCCGACGTGCCGCCCCCTGCCGCCAACGCCCCGATGGAAACACAAAGAACGACCCATTTACCGAAACGATTCATCCGAATCCCCTTTCCGGGCTATTTCCGGACATTTTACCATCCTCGCCCCGGGCTTGTCTGCCGGAGGTGGCGACGATGCGAACCCTCGGGCAGAACATGGCGTGGCTGCTGAAACGGCTGGACCGGGAGGGGTGACGGTGCACTAGCGGCGTCCCGTTCGGAAGTTCGGGGAAGGCGCGGGGAGCGGGTGCTTCGGGTAGACGACCGTCACGCCGGGGTTGTTGAAGTACGTCTCGCCGGGGACGAATTCGAGCCGGCCGGCGTGGCGGGAGAGCAGTTCACGGAGCGCGGTCCGCAGGTCGCCGCCGCGGCCCGAGGAGCCGTAGCCGTGGATCACGCGGATCGCGCCGGTGTCCCCCGCCCGGAGCCGCGCGTTGTAATGCGCCGTGAAACGGGCGAGGGCTTCCACCACGGTCAGCCCGTGCAGGTCGATCTCCCCGCCCGTCAGAACTTGTACGTCATCCGGAACGTGGTCCGGGTCCCCTCGGGGCGGTTCTCCGCGGAGGACTCCCACTGGGTCTTCAGGCCCAGGAAGAAGTTCGGGGACGCGGCCCAGGAGACCGCCGGCCCGACGGCGAAGACCTGCTCCTTCGTCCCGTTCCCCTTCACTCCGTTCGTCTCATCCTCGGTGATCTGCTTCAGGTAGTACCCCGCCACGGCGCCACGGAAGTTCTTGAAAAACTCGTATTCGAGCGAGTAGTTGAAGTGGAACGCCTGCCCGGGCTGGACATGGGTGTCGTTGTTCTCCGTGCTGTAGGTGTAGTGGAGCCTCCAGGAGGTGGAGAGCTGCGGTGTGAGGAACAAGGTGAAGGCGTAGTACGGCTCGATGACCCAGTGGTTGCTCCCCGGGTTCAGGGCGTACTTCTGGTCGTACTCGCCGGTCGGGATCGAGAAATCGAGCTCGAGCCGGTGAAGGTACGGCATCCCGAAGAGCTTTGTGTCGAACCACTGCAGGAAGGGGCCCAAGGTGATGTCACCGAACCAGCCGGGGTTCGTGGTGAGCGGAGAATCCGCGGCGATGGTGACCACCGGGATCAGAAGGTCCGCCCCGAGGTTTGCCCCGAGCAGCTGGCGCTTGTAGACGTGCACGATCTGGGTCATCGCGAGCGTGTTCGACACGGCGAAGGGGAGGTCCCCGCCGCTGCCCCCCACCTTCTTGATCGAGTCCGCGCTGTACGGCTGGATGTACTCCGTCAGGTACGTCCCGGGGCCGGGAAGGGCGCCGTCGAGAATGTCCGTCAGGCCGAGGTTCAGCGGCGGCTGGTTCATCGCTCCTGCCGGAGCGGCAGCGAACGCGATCGCCAGCATGACCAGAAGCGTTGCGACGACTCTATTGTGCATCGTATCCCTCCGGGGGTTGGATGTTGGGAGTGTATCATCTTCACCCGAGGCCGAGCAGCGTCCGAAGGCGATCCGAGGAGGCCCCAAGCAGGGCGATGTGCAGGCGGTCCCCCTTGCAGAACAGGGTGCCGTCGGTCGGGAGGAAGGTGCGCCCCTCCCGCGTGATCGCGACGACGCGGATCTCCCCCGGGACCCGCAGTTCCGGGACGGTCCTTCCGACAAGCAGTGGGGGGATCTCCGTTTCCACGATGTCCACCTCCCCGCTCCCGAGGGAGATCACCGTGTCGAGGTGGGAGTAGCAGAGCAGGTCGGCGATCCGGTGGACCGCCCACGTGACGGGCGTGACGGTCTGCACCCCAAGGTGACGATACACGTCCGCCTTGAGCGGATCGTACAGGCGGGCGACCACCCTCGGCACCCGGAAGGCCTGCATCGCCATCCGCGCGCAGATTTCGTTCGCCTCGTCGGTGGCGGTCACCGCCGCCACCCCGTCGGCGCGCTCCACGCCGGCCGCGACCAGCGTCTCCCGGTCGACGGCGCTTCCCCTCACGGTGCGCCCGGGGAAGTTTCCCCCGAGCCGTTGGAAGGCGGCGGGGTCGACATCCACGACGGTCACCGTGTGGCGCCGGAAGCTCAACGCCATGGCCAGGCCCGAGCCCATGCGGCCGCATCCGAAGACGACGATCTTCATCGATTACCTCCGGTCATCAATTCGTTTCCGGCGGCGCAACAGCGCCTTCCGGGCCTCGTCCGCGAGGAAGAGCGCGGGCGCCAGCGGTAGAAGGAGAAGCCATCCCGAGGCGGGGATGGCCGCGGTACCGAACACCCCCTGGAGGGCGGGGACGTAGACGATCAGGAGGAGCAGGGCGATCTCCGTGGCGACTCCCGCCCACAGGAGCCGATTCCCGCCCCACCCGGCGCGGAACGCCGATTCCCGCGCCGTCCGCTGGGCGAAGAGGTTCCCCACCTGGGTCACCACGACGGCGGCAAGCGTCATCGAGGTGGCGGCGCGGTAGAGGACGCCGTCTGTGGGGAGCCCCGTCCATCTCCCCGGGTACCCGTTCGTCCAGAACAGGAAGTAGAACGCCGCCATCGCCGCGGCGCTCTGGATCAGCCCGAGAAACAGATAGGCCCGCGCGAGGAGCCCCGGGGTGATCGCGTGCTCCGAGGGGTTGCGGGGCGGCCGTTCCATGATCCCGGGCTCGGGCGGTTCGGCCCCCAGCGCGAGCGCGGGGACGAGATCGGTGCCCAGGTCGATGGAGAGGATCTGCATGACGTTCATGGCGAGCGGAATCCGCCCGCCGCTGAAGGCGAAGAGGATGAAGGGGACCGCCTCCGGGGTGTTGCTGGTGAAGATGTACGCGATGAACTTCTTGATGTTGGCGTACACCGCCCGCCCTTCCTCGACCGCGCTCACGATGGAGGCGAAGTTGTCGTCCGCCAGGACCATGTCCGCCGCTTCTTTCGCGACGTCCGTTCCCGCGATTCCCATCGCGATGCCGATGTCGGCCTTTTTCAGCGCGGGGGCGTCGTTCACCCCGTCCCCGGTGACGGCGACGACGTGCCCCATCCGCTGGAGCGCCGACACCGCGCGCAGCTTGTGTTCCGGCGCGACGCGGGCGAGGATCACCTCGCCCCGCAGCGCCTCCTCGAGGGCCGGCTCGCTTATCCCGTCCATCTCCGAGCCGTTCAAGATGCGGGGGGAGCCTCCGCGCAGGATGCCGACGCGGCGGGCGACGCTCTCCGCCGTCAGCCCGTAGTCTCCCGTCACCATGATGATCCGGATCCCCGCCCGGTGGCATTTCGCGACCGCCTCCGCCACCTCGGGGCGCGGGGGATCCATCATCCCCACCAAGCCGAAAAACGTCAGGTCCCGCTCCACTTCCTCGGCCGTTCCTCCCGGGGCGGTTTCCGGCCGGGCGCCGGCGAGGGCCAGCACGCGCAGCCCGGCGTGGGCCATTTCGTCGTTCTCCAAGGTGATCCGACGCCGTTCCTCCTCCGTGAGCGGAAGTTCCCTTTCCCCGTCCCGCGTGCGGGTGCAGCGCTGGAGCACCTCCACGGGCGCGCCCTTGACGAACACCGCCCAACGGTCTCCCTCCCGGTGGATCGTCGCCATCCGTTTCCGCCGGGAGTCGAACGGGATCTCCCGCGATCGCGGGAGACGGCCGGATGCCGCTTCCGGGTCCACTCCTCCTTTCGCGGCCACGATCCGCAAGGCCGCCTCGGTGGGGTCGCCCAGCACCTCGTATCCGGCGGCCCCGTCGAGGGGCAGCAGGCGCGCGTTGTTGCACAGCGCCGCCACGGTCAGCAGCTCCGCCAGGGCCGGGTCCGTCCGCGCCTCGACCGGGTTCCCGTCGAGGAGGAGTTTCCCCTCCGGGCCGTATCCCGTCCCCGTCACCTCGATCCGACGCCCGCCGAGGCGGATCTCCCGGACCGTCATGGCGTTCTGCGTCAATGTCCCGGTCTTGTCGGTGCAGATGACCGAGGTGCACCCCAGCGTTTCGACCGCCGAGAGGCGCTTGACGAGCGCCTTCCGGCGGGCCATCCGCTGGACCCCCATCGCGAGGGAGAGGGTGACGGTGGGGAGCAGCCCTTCCGGCACGAAGGCGACGATCATCCCGAGGGCGAAGAGGAACCCTTCCCCGGGGTTCATCCCGGCCACCAGCACCGAGAGGCCGAAGATGATCACGCCGACGGCGACGGCGATCGCGGAGACCACGCGGGTCACTCGCTCCATCTCCC
This genomic window contains:
- a CDS encoding DUF4388 domain-containing protein — encoded protein: MKKSRLDQILLRMGAVSEEQIGKALLRQKSRGGKLGSHLLYYRFVTEEQMVQALAEQFAVSGVRLSGCEIPEDVVKRIPVKIAEEHVAVPFRFDREKGELHVAIADPEDAEALSLLRRTSGAPRIVLHIAPESWILSKIASLYHGRSDASSRDHVIDLPDLFEDEKEKRSARSAEPKETGEKAPPRTGILLFTGQVFLKNVLPSVFEREGVRLSVATSADQIVEALKAAECDRVLVTEDVREEFERFLSGPGSRVAVPEATYFRTVGNALLENPVPYEKMFESLLAAVRRIAAPRSAGFIGSPPYALISKEIVEVGRGLGLGRLVVDGLRIAAHLLTPPMQRESGATAPVPRPGANLFGDLDASIQIARSLEFPWDIAACMQLLGTATPAGGGPSPPEEERRALSTAAGLLALVWYRHQVLPSLRGGSGGDPDPLKSGLRAQAGRLAPSSVVEAYVRVLEQSDVFSGAGKDIVVVGEVDPRSSNLVLELKQHGFRVAQADDLAEARKIFLRRRPAAIVLRVDESLSAADAFCRFLREEEGDADTALFAVTQRSEPSFLLNLMDTWFSDVFTLPMNGQVVVARISRVLSGREKGAGGPVGHGFSATFKDLSFVDLVQALGTGGKSVRMRIEHGSGMQADICFRQGRIVFAECGEEKGVDVVYRVICWQDEGNFRIEPIRSFPPENVSVPTDYILLEGSRRLDEHQAGR
- a CDS encoding Smr/MutS family protein — translated: MGVLRGEPPRGDPDHVPDDVQVLTGGEIDLHGLTVVEALARFTAHYNARLRAGDTGAIRVIHGYGSSGRGGDLRTALRELLSRHAGRLEFVPGETYFNNPGVTVVYPKHPLPAPSPNFRTGRR
- a CDS encoding transporter, whose translation is MHNRVVATLLVMLAIAFAAAPAGAMNQPPLNLGLTDILDGALPGPGTYLTEYIQPYSADSIKKVGGSGGDLPFAVSNTLAMTQIVHVYKRQLLGANLGADLLIPVVTIAADSPLTTNPGWFGDITLGPFLQWFDTKLFGMPYLHRLELDFSIPTGEYDQKYALNPGSNHWVIEPYYAFTLFLTPQLSTSWRLHYTYSTENNDTHVQPGQAFHFNYSLEYEFFKNFRGAVAGYYLKQITEDETNGVKGNGTKEQVFAVGPAVSWAASPNFFLGLKTQWESSAENRPEGTRTTFRMTYKF
- a CDS encoding TrkA family potassium uptake protein — its product is MKIVVFGCGRMGSGLAMALSFRRHTVTVVDVDPAAFQRLGGNFPGRTVRGSAVDRETLVAAGVERADGVAAVTATDEANEICARMAMQAFRVPRVVARLYDPLKADVYRHLGVQTVTPVTWAVHRIADLLCYSHLDTVISLGSGEVDIVETEIPPLLVGRTVPELRVPGEIRVVAITREGRTFLPTDGTLFCKGDRLHIALLGASSDRLRTLLGLG
- a CDS encoding cation-transporting P-type ATPase, yielding MPPSSMPLASDDAPAIHSAPPGEVCTILSSRPEGLTREEIADRLRRSGPNVLRKPRGRPLYRKLLSQFTHLMAILLWVGGGIAFLAGMPQIGVAVLVVNLINGAFGFWQEHKAEKAAEALRRILPLRARVRRDGGEAQIPAEELVPGDILILSEGDHVSADARVIAETELRVDQSTLTGESHPVRKTREAVTGSGLSRCEFPNLVFAGTTVAAGNGVAVVFATGMATEFGKIAGLTEDLQNEKSPLQREMERVTRVVSAIAVAVGVIIFGLSVLVAGMNPGEGFLFALGMIVAFVPEGLLPTVTLSLAMGVQRMARRKALVKRLSAVETLGCTSVICTDKTGTLTQNAMTVREIRLGGRRIEVTGTGYGPEGKLLLDGNPVEARTDPALAELLTVAALCNNARLLPLDGAAGYEVLGDPTEAALRIVAAKGGVDPEAASGRLPRSREIPFDSRRKRMATIHREGDRWAVFVKGAPVEVLQRCTRTRDGERELPLTEEERRRITLENDEMAHAGLRVLALAGARPETAPGGTAEEVERDLTFFGLVGMMDPPRPEVAEAVAKCHRAGIRIIMVTGDYGLTAESVARRVGILRGGSPRILNGSEMDGISEPALEEALRGEVILARVAPEHKLRAVSALQRMGHVVAVTGDGVNDAPALKKADIGIAMGIAGTDVAKEAADMVLADDNFASIVSAVEEGRAVYANIKKFIAYIFTSNTPEAVPFILFAFSGGRIPLAMNVMQILSIDLGTDLVPALALGAEPPEPGIMERPPRNPSEHAITPGLLARAYLFLGLIQSAAAMAAFYFLFWTNGYPGRWTGLPTDGVLYRAATSMTLAAVVVTQVGNLFAQRTARESAFRAGWGGNRLLWAGVATEIALLLLIVYVPALQGVFGTAAIPASGWLLLLPLAPALFLADEARKALLRRRKRIDDRR